In Sporosarcina psychrophila, a genomic segment contains:
- the mdh gene encoding malate dehydrogenase has translation MTMQRKKVSVIGSGFTGATTAFLLAQKELCDVVIVDIPQMENPTKGKALDMMEAGPIQGFDASIIGTSDYADTKDSDIVIITAGIARKPGMSRDDLVQTNQKVMKIVTGEIVKHSPNTTIIVLTNPVDAMTYTVYKESGLPKERVIGQSGVLDTARFRTFVAQELNLSVKDVTGFVLGGHGDDMVPLVRYSYAGGIPLETLISPERLEEIVDRTRKGGAEIVNLLGNGSAYYAPAASLVEMAEAILKDQKRVLPSIAYLEGEYGLDGIYIGVPTVLGAGGIEKIIELELTEDEMAALANSAESVKAVMKVLV, from the coding sequence ATGACAATGCAACGTAAAAAAGTCTCAGTTATCGGTTCTGGTTTCACGGGTGCGACTACAGCATTTCTTTTAGCTCAAAAAGAGCTTTGTGATGTAGTGATCGTTGATATTCCACAAATGGAAAATCCGACAAAAGGGAAAGCTCTTGATATGATGGAAGCTGGACCTATTCAAGGTTTTGACGCGAGTATTATTGGAACTTCAGATTACGCGGATACAAAAGACTCTGATATCGTCATTATCACAGCTGGTATTGCACGCAAACCAGGTATGAGCCGTGATGACCTTGTTCAGACGAACCAAAAAGTCATGAAAATCGTAACAGGTGAAATCGTAAAACATTCTCCGAATACAACCATCATTGTATTGACAAACCCTGTCGATGCTATGACGTACACAGTATACAAAGAATCAGGATTGCCGAAAGAACGCGTAATCGGACAATCTGGTGTACTTGACACTGCACGTTTCCGTACGTTTGTAGCGCAAGAATTGAACTTGTCTGTTAAAGACGTCACTGGTTTCGTTCTTGGCGGTCATGGCGATGATATGGTTCCACTTGTACGCTACTCATATGCGGGTGGTATTCCACTTGAAACGTTGATCTCTCCTGAGCGTCTTGAAGAAATCGTAGATCGCACACGCAAAGGTGGAGCAGAAATCGTAAACCTTCTTGGTAATGGTTCTGCTTACTATGCACCAGCAGCATCACTTGTTGAAATGGCTGAAGCGATTCTAAAAGATCAGAAACGTGTACTTCCTTCGATAGCATATCTTGAGGGTGAGTACGGCCTTGACGGTATTTACATTGGTGTTCCAACTGTGCTTGGCGCAGGCGGTATCGAAAAAATCATCGAACTTGAATTGACTGAAGACGAAATGGCGGCATTGGCTAATTCTGCTGAATCAGTTAAAGCTGTTATGAAAGTTCTTGTCTAA
- a CDS encoding MaoC/PaaZ C-terminal domain-containing protein: MILGKKRRLGRKIEEITVGEKLKLTEKIEDKDLLLYLGLTNDSNPLYIQHDYASQTAYGLPIVPTIMLTGIVTSAVSKYLPGPGSHIVKQQLSFPKAVYHYTTINFLLEVIHVDKEKNSIDISIEACDEKEDIVISGIVTVTPPKVEERLTSQAMDNF, from the coding sequence TTGATACTAGGGAAGAAAAGACGTCTAGGTAGAAAGATAGAGGAAATCACTGTTGGAGAAAAGTTGAAATTGACAGAGAAAATTGAAGATAAAGATCTCCTACTCTATCTTGGTCTAACAAATGATAGTAACCCGCTCTATATACAGCATGATTACGCTTCACAGACGGCTTATGGATTGCCTATCGTACCAACTATTATGCTGACAGGGATTGTGACATCCGCCGTTTCAAAGTATTTACCTGGACCTGGTTCACATATCGTGAAACAGCAATTGTCATTCCCAAAAGCTGTGTATCACTATACAACTATCAATTTTTTGCTCGAAGTAATTCATGTTGATAAAGAAAAAAACTCAATAGACATTTCAATAGAAGCGTGTGACGAAAAGGAAGATATCGTTATTTCTGGAATAGTGACAGTCACTCCGCCAAAAGTGGAAGAGCGTCTTACATCACAAGCAATGGATAACTTTTGA
- a CDS encoding response regulator transcription factor — MSSSIKKILIVDDEQPIRTLLEYNLKQAQYETITAADGEEAVLKTEMEKPDLILLDLMLPKMDGIDVCKTLRQRGLDIPIIMLTAKGDELDKVLGLEIGADDYMTKPFSPREVVARVKAVLRRSGEWTGRVEETGILTTGSLTVHAEQYEAYLDKVELEFTPKEFELLVYFMQNKNRVLSRDQLLSAVWNYDFAGDTRIVDVHVSHLREKIEENTKKPVFIKTVRGIGYKFEEPKI, encoded by the coding sequence TTGAGTTCAAGTATAAAGAAAATATTGATTGTCGATGACGAACAGCCGATTCGAACACTATTAGAATACAACTTAAAGCAGGCGCAATACGAAACAATCACCGCTGCTGACGGAGAAGAAGCTGTATTGAAAACAGAAATGGAAAAACCTGATTTAATTTTACTTGACTTAATGCTTCCGAAAATGGATGGGATTGATGTCTGCAAAACGTTAAGACAGCGGGGACTCGATATTCCGATTATCATGCTGACGGCAAAAGGGGACGAGCTCGACAAGGTGCTAGGTCTTGAAATTGGCGCGGATGATTATATGACGAAACCGTTTAGTCCTAGAGAGGTTGTTGCACGCGTTAAGGCTGTATTGAGACGTAGTGGGGAATGGACAGGCCGTGTCGAAGAAACAGGGATTTTGACCACTGGATCTTTAACTGTGCACGCTGAACAATATGAAGCTTATCTTGACAAAGTAGAACTTGAGTTCACACCAAAGGAATTTGAACTTCTTGTTTATTTCATGCAGAACAAGAATCGTGTTCTATCACGGGACCAACTTTTAAGTGCAGTCTGGAATTATGACTTTGCTGGCGATACACGCATCGTCGATGTTCACGTCAGTCATCTACGGGAGAAAATTGAAGAAAACACGAAGAAACCTGTTTTCATCAAGACGGTAAGGGGAATTGGCTATAAATTTGAGGAGCCGAAAATTTGA
- the pnpS gene encoding two-component system histidine kinase PnpS, whose amino-acid sequence MKDLYSRLTIACAILLSVLLTGLGIVLGQFFPLFARDITLDLQRQYWVYLIVTLIIAFILSLFIAMRMMMQYARPVDEVTKVAVQIAQGDYHARTKTDEPEYDNELAISINKIASNLQEMSTLRMMEKERLKTLIESMGSGLLMFGREGSVNLVNGVFEKTFGFSKEEPIGKTFKTIGLPIEIEDLIEDVFMTEQVREKQVRIDSGGFYSYMGVYGAPVIGHHGNWLGIVVVMHDITKLVRLEEVRKDFVANVSHELRTPITSIKGFTETLLDGAMNEPVIMKEFLEIIQKESNRLHLLIDDLLELSAMERENFSLQFGHVELLELMNDALKIVSGSLERKKMAINLDIADEIAIEGDASRLIQVMVNLLSNAINYSKEQTKITVSVKKIAQNVIIEVQDEGIGIEQVELARLFERFYRVDRARSRDSGGTGLGLAIVKHLVEAHSGTVEVESTIGVGTLIRICLPLRQGN is encoded by the coding sequence ATGAAAGATTTATATTCCCGATTAACTATTGCGTGTGCAATTCTTCTTTCGGTTCTTTTAACTGGCCTCGGTATTGTCCTGGGTCAGTTTTTCCCTTTATTCGCGCGTGATATCACACTTGATCTGCAACGACAATACTGGGTCTATTTAATCGTCACGCTGATAATTGCATTTATTCTCTCTCTCTTTATAGCGATGCGGATGATGATGCAATACGCTCGTCCGGTCGATGAAGTGACAAAAGTGGCCGTTCAAATTGCACAGGGCGATTACCATGCAAGGACTAAAACGGATGAACCAGAATATGATAATGAACTTGCGATTTCTATTAACAAAATAGCGAGTAATCTGCAAGAAATGTCGACACTTCGAATGATGGAAAAAGAACGCTTGAAAACACTTATAGAAAGTATGGGAAGCGGTCTTCTGATGTTTGGTCGTGAAGGATCAGTCAATCTTGTAAATGGGGTATTCGAAAAGACATTTGGATTTTCAAAAGAGGAGCCAATAGGTAAAACGTTCAAAACAATCGGTTTGCCTATTGAAATTGAAGATTTGATTGAAGATGTTTTTATGACAGAACAAGTACGTGAAAAACAGGTTAGGATTGATTCTGGAGGTTTTTATTCCTACATGGGCGTTTATGGTGCGCCTGTTATCGGCCATCATGGGAATTGGCTCGGAATTGTTGTTGTCATGCATGATATTACAAAGCTTGTCCGGCTAGAAGAAGTAAGAAAAGATTTCGTTGCAAATGTATCCCACGAACTTCGTACTCCTATTACTTCAATTAAAGGGTTCACTGAAACATTATTAGATGGTGCGATGAATGAACCTGTCATAATGAAAGAATTTCTTGAAATCATTCAGAAAGAAAGTAACCGCCTACATCTATTAATTGATGACTTGCTCGAATTATCAGCAATGGAAAGAGAAAACTTTTCACTTCAGTTTGGACATGTTGAGCTGTTAGAACTGATGAATGATGCATTGAAAATCGTTTCCGGTAGTTTGGAGCGTAAGAAGATGGCTATCAACTTGGATATTGCAGATGAAATTGCTATCGAAGGCGATGCAAGTCGATTAATTCAAGTAATGGTGAATCTCTTATCAAATGCGATTAACTATTCAAAAGAACAGACAAAAATCACTGTTTCAGTAAAAAAAATAGCGCAAAATGTAATTATTGAAGTACAAGATGAAGGAATCGGTATCGAACAAGTTGAACTGGCACGGCTGTTTGAACGCTTCTACCGTGTTGACCGTGCAAGGAGCCGTGACTCGGGTGGCACAGGGTTAGGACTAGCCATTGTCAAACATCTCGTGGAAGCCCATAGTGGTACAGTCGAAGTGGAGAGCACAATCGGTGTTGGTACATTGATTCGTATCTGTCTACCTTTACGACAAGGTAATTAA
- the polA gene encoding DNA polymerase I, giving the protein MTTKKIVLLDGNSLAYRAFFALPLLTNDNGIHTNAVYGFTMMLQNILEDEKPTHILVAWDAGKTTFRHKTYGEYKGGRQKTPPELSEQFPYLRKLLEAYNIPQYELDQYEADDIIGTLSKAGDADGSEIVVISGDKDLTQLASSHTTVFITRKGMTDIEKYTPEHVMEKYGIEPHQIIDMKGLMGDASDNIPGVPGVGEKTALKLLIEYGSIENVYKSLAKITAKKLNQNLTENEAQAFMSKDLATIEVNAPITLNINDLAYDGPDMDQVTTIYRELKFKTLLEKITPQAAEEPKEAIEVTIVAELLDKDLSDEMAIHVEMMDENYLTAEILGISLADEKNILFIPLEVAKKSTPFKNWLQNTDKLKYSSDSKAASASLARQGLDAEGFQFDLLLATYIVNPSTTYTDVASITGEFGYTEVEQDEVIYGKGAKKAIPTEEIIADHAGRKALAIWKLHAEIEEKLQDNDQYDLYHVLELPLAAILAKMETTGVKTDRETLLTIGTELSAKLATLETTIYEIAGEKFNINSPKQLGVILFEKIGLTPIKKTKTGYSTAADVLEKLESEHEIISHILNYRQLGKLNSTYIEGLLKEIHEDGKIHTRFQQALTTTGRLSSINPNLQNIPVRLEEGRKIRAAFVPSEPGWYLFAADYSQIELRVLAHMSQDEKLIEAFRAGADIHTKTAMDVFGVDEDSVTSDMRRAAKAVNFGIVYGISDYGLSQNLDITRKDAAQFIDTYLSSFPGVKQYMSDIVAEAKRKGYVTTLMNRRRYLPEITSSNFNLRSFAERTAMNTPIQGSAADIIKKAMIEMANRLEVEGMQTRMLLQVHDELIFEAPQEEIEKLKEIVPEVMESALALDVPLKVDWAFGLSWYETK; this is encoded by the coding sequence ATGACGACAAAGAAAATTGTGTTACTTGACGGAAACAGTCTTGCGTACCGGGCATTTTTTGCATTACCTTTATTAACAAATGATAACGGTATCCATACCAATGCGGTATATGGCTTCACGATGATGCTACAAAACATCCTTGAGGATGAAAAACCGACGCATATTCTCGTGGCATGGGATGCTGGCAAAACAACATTCAGGCATAAAACATACGGAGAATATAAAGGTGGGCGTCAGAAAACGCCACCTGAATTATCCGAGCAATTCCCTTATCTGCGAAAGTTGCTTGAAGCATACAATATCCCCCAGTACGAACTGGATCAGTATGAAGCGGATGATATCATCGGCACGCTTAGCAAAGCGGGAGATGCGGACGGTTCCGAAATCGTCGTCATTTCAGGGGATAAGGATTTAACGCAACTTGCCAGTAGCCATACAACGGTGTTCATCACTCGAAAAGGGATGACGGATATTGAGAAATACACGCCTGAACACGTCATGGAGAAATACGGCATTGAGCCCCATCAAATCATTGATATGAAAGGACTAATGGGCGATGCATCCGATAATATTCCCGGCGTTCCTGGAGTCGGGGAGAAAACTGCGCTCAAATTGTTAATCGAATACGGTTCGATTGAAAATGTTTATAAATCACTTGCTAAAATTACTGCTAAAAAGCTGAATCAGAACCTAACGGAAAATGAAGCGCAAGCGTTTATGAGCAAAGATCTTGCGACAATTGAAGTGAATGCACCGATCACGCTTAACATTAATGATTTAGCGTATGACGGCCCCGATATGGATCAAGTGACGACTATTTACCGGGAGTTGAAATTCAAAACGCTCCTCGAAAAAATTACTCCTCAAGCAGCTGAAGAACCAAAAGAAGCAATTGAAGTCACGATTGTTGCCGAACTCTTGGACAAGGATTTATCAGATGAGATGGCGATTCATGTTGAAATGATGGATGAAAACTATTTGACTGCAGAGATTTTAGGCATTAGTTTAGCGGATGAAAAAAACATTCTATTTATACCGCTTGAAGTTGCAAAAAAATCGACACCATTCAAAAACTGGTTGCAAAATACGGACAAGCTGAAATACTCGTCTGATTCAAAAGCAGCTAGTGCATCACTAGCGCGTCAAGGTCTAGATGCAGAAGGCTTCCAGTTTGACCTATTGCTGGCGACCTACATCGTCAACCCATCGACGACCTATACCGATGTAGCTTCCATTACAGGAGAGTTTGGTTACACAGAAGTCGAGCAGGATGAAGTGATTTATGGAAAAGGTGCTAAGAAAGCGATACCGACCGAAGAAATAATTGCAGACCACGCCGGTCGAAAAGCGCTGGCGATTTGGAAATTGCACGCAGAGATTGAAGAGAAATTACAAGATAATGATCAATATGATTTATACCATGTACTTGAGTTACCGCTTGCGGCGATTCTTGCGAAAATGGAAACGACTGGTGTTAAGACGGACCGAGAGACGCTTCTGACAATCGGAACTGAACTGTCTGCTAAACTGGCCACACTTGAGACAACTATTTATGAAATTGCAGGAGAAAAATTCAACATTAATTCACCTAAACAGCTTGGCGTCATCCTTTTTGAGAAAATCGGACTTACTCCGATTAAAAAGACGAAAACTGGTTATTCAACTGCGGCGGATGTGCTTGAGAAGCTTGAAAGCGAACATGAAATTATCAGCCATATATTGAACTATCGCCAACTCGGTAAATTGAATTCGACATATATCGAAGGACTATTGAAAGAAATTCACGAGGATGGCAAGATTCATACCCGTTTCCAGCAAGCACTCACGACAACAGGTCGACTTAGTTCCATCAATCCCAATTTACAGAACATTCCTGTCCGGCTTGAAGAGGGAAGGAAAATTCGTGCAGCGTTCGTTCCATCTGAACCGGGCTGGTATCTATTTGCCGCGGATTATTCACAAATCGAACTGCGGGTACTCGCACATATGTCGCAAGATGAAAAACTGATTGAGGCTTTCCGTGCAGGTGCAGATATTCACACGAAGACAGCAATGGATGTTTTCGGTGTTGATGAAGATTCAGTGACGTCAGACATGCGACGAGCAGCAAAAGCAGTCAACTTTGGAATTGTCTACGGTATAAGTGATTACGGACTTTCGCAAAACTTGGATATTACGCGCAAAGACGCAGCACAATTCATCGATACTTATCTCAGCAGTTTCCCGGGAGTCAAACAGTATATGAGCGACATTGTTGCAGAGGCGAAAAGGAAAGGCTATGTGACGACGCTTATGAACCGGAGACGCTATTTACCAGAAATCACAAGTTCGAATTTCAACTTAAGAAGTTTTGCGGAACGGACTGCTATGAATACACCGATTCAAGGAAGTGCAGCCGATATTATTAAAAAAGCAATGATTGAAATGGCTAACAGGCTTGAAGTTGAAGGCATGCAGACACGTATGCTCCTGCAAGTACATGATGAATTGATCTTTGAAGCACCACAAGAAGAAATTGAGAAACTAAAAGAAATCGTACCTGAAGTGATGGAATCTGCTCTAGCGCTTGACGTGCCATTGAAAGTAGATTGGGCATTCGGATTATCTTGGTATGAGACGAAGTGA